A single window of Nocardioides kongjuensis DNA harbors:
- a CDS encoding bifunctional cytidylyltransferase/SDR family oxidoreductase has protein sequence MTRNVAVLLAGGVGSRVGLDIPKQLIKVAGKTLLEHTLLALHDHADVDEVVVMMTPGHTDAVRDITRGGGYPKVTAILEGGETRNDTTQRAIDHLIASGDAAQTRILLHDAVRPLVTPRIIGECFTALERYPAVDVAIPSADTIIEVAADDTIRSIPPRASLRRGQTPQAFRLDVLARAYEIAAGDPDFTATDDCSVVLKYLPDEPIIVVHGDDRNMKVTEPIDVFIADKLFQLTGIDLPRAKDDAGYRAALEGKTMVVFGGSYGIGADIAELAQSYGATVLTFSRSTTNTDVGRRADVAAAAKEAIAKAGTIDFVVNTAGVLPRGELLETTEETVYAATEINYLGPIFIAQEFYPHLAASKGALLLFTSSSYTRGRSGYSLYSSAKAATVNLTQALADEWADAGVRVNCINPERTATPMRTKAFGQEAPGTLLDSQTVAHTSVDVLISDQSGHVYDVRKDDPFSLGD, from the coding sequence ATGACGAGGAATGTCGCCGTCCTGCTCGCCGGTGGTGTCGGGAGCCGGGTCGGACTCGACATCCCGAAGCAGCTGATCAAGGTCGCGGGCAAGACCCTGCTCGAGCACACCCTGCTCGCGCTCCACGACCACGCCGACGTCGACGAGGTCGTCGTGATGATGACTCCCGGGCACACCGACGCGGTCCGCGACATCACCCGCGGCGGCGGCTACCCCAAGGTCACCGCGATCCTCGAGGGCGGCGAGACGCGCAACGACACCACGCAGCGCGCGATCGACCACCTCATCGCGTCCGGCGACGCCGCGCAGACCCGGATCCTGCTCCACGACGCGGTCCGCCCGCTGGTCACGCCGCGGATCATCGGCGAGTGCTTCACCGCGCTCGAGCGCTACCCGGCCGTCGACGTCGCGATCCCGTCTGCCGACACGATCATCGAGGTCGCCGCCGACGACACCATCCGCAGCATCCCGCCGCGCGCCTCGCTGCGCCGGGGCCAGACCCCGCAGGCGTTCCGCCTCGACGTCCTCGCCCGTGCCTACGAGATCGCCGCCGGCGACCCGGACTTCACCGCCACCGACGACTGCAGCGTGGTGCTGAAGTACCTGCCCGACGAGCCGATCATCGTGGTCCACGGCGACGACCGGAACATGAAGGTCACCGAGCCGATCGACGTCTTCATCGCCGACAAGCTGTTCCAGCTCACCGGCATCGACCTGCCGCGCGCGAAGGACGACGCGGGCTACCGCGCCGCCCTCGAGGGCAAGACGATGGTCGTGTTCGGCGGCAGCTACGGCATCGGCGCCGACATCGCCGAGCTCGCGCAGTCGTACGGCGCCACGGTGCTCACCTTCAGCCGCTCGACCACCAACACCGACGTGGGCCGCCGCGCCGACGTCGCCGCCGCGGCGAAGGAGGCGATCGCCAAGGCCGGCACCATCGACTTCGTCGTCAACACGGCTGGGGTGCTGCCGCGCGGTGAGCTCCTCGAGACGACCGAGGAGACGGTCTATGCCGCCACCGAGATCAACTACCTCGGCCCGATCTTCATCGCCCAGGAGTTCTACCCGCACCTGGCCGCCAGCAAGGGCGCGCTGCTGCTGTTCACCTCGAGCTCCTACACCCGCGGCCGCAGCGGCTACAGCCTCTACTCCTCGGCCAAGGCCGCCACGGTCAACCTGACCCAGGCGCTCGCCGACGAGTGGGCCGACGCGGGCGTGCGGGTCAACTGCATCAACCCCGAGCGGACCGCCACCCCGATGCGCACCAAGGCCTTCGGCCAGGAGGCGCCCGGCACCCTGCTCGACTCCCAGACCGTCGCGCACACCTCGGTCGACGTGCTCATCTCCGACCAGTCGGGGCACGTCTACGACGTCCGCAAGGACGATCCCTTCAGCCTCGGCGACTGA